In the genome of Enterococcus hirae ATCC 9790, one region contains:
- a CDS encoding NfeD family protein, which produces MIGGVALETIYWYTLLTCAGIAVFLLVFGDIFDFDGPIDPILIVPWLTFTSLFGYLGERLTELDSLFLLISSGAIATVLVFLLNFYVRMPMKNAESTLSASEKTLEGQMAIVVTPIPLKGMGEIQLKSVTGSITRPACFYAPQSSPAKQGEQVLIIEVKERVCYVTPYEGMLKI; this is translated from the coding sequence ATGATTGGAGGGGTGGCATTAGAGACGATTTATTGGTATACACTTTTAACTTGTGCGGGGATTGCAGTTTTTCTGCTAGTCTTTGGAGATATTTTTGATTTCGATGGTCCAATTGACCCGATACTCATTGTCCCTTGGCTAACTTTTACCAGCCTGTTTGGGTATTTAGGAGAACGCTTAACAGAATTAGATTCGCTGTTTCTATTGATTTCAAGTGGGGCGATTGCAACTGTTTTAGTGTTTTTGCTCAATTTTTATGTCCGAATGCCGATGAAAAATGCTGAAAGTACGTTGTCGGCATCAGAAAAAACTCTTGAAGGACAGATGGCGATCGTAGTTACACCCATACCATTAAAAGGGATGGGGGAGATCCAATTAAAAAGTGTGACTGGTTCGATTACGCGACCTGCATGCTTTTATGCCCCACAAAGTTCACCAGCTAAGCAAGGAGAACAGGTCTTGATCATTGAAGTAAAAGAAAGAGTTTGTTATGTAACGCCTTATGAAGGCATGCTAAAAATATGA